From Sceloporus undulatus isolate JIND9_A2432 ecotype Alabama chromosome 6, SceUnd_v1.1, whole genome shotgun sequence, one genomic window encodes:
- the MAPT gene encoding microtubule-associated protein tau isoform X6: MADQHKDFNMTDDHLVSQARWNQTARMDNKNGTGTEDLKPKTSIPSCIKTPKGKTSITPKRNSSVSSIPLKKTSSPTVSSVPASTPKHISSIASRLSSSGTKDKKGKGPDMKSATKIAAPRPPVAQNQKSPAGASRIPAKTPTIPKTPPSLAAKKEQRRPPSTAAKSEKGEPVKSGDRSGYSSPGSPGTPGSRSRTPSLPTPPNREPKKVAVVRTPPKSPSSAKSRLQTAPVPMPDLKNIKSKIGSTENLKHQPGGGKVQVINKKLDFSHIQSRCGSKDNIKHNPGGGSVQIVYKPVDLSHVTSKCGSLDNIHHKPGGGLVEVKSEKLDFKDKVQSKIGSLDNITHTPGGGNKKIESHKLTFRENAKAKTDHGAEIVYKSPTVSGDASPRRLSNVSSTGSINMVDSPQLATLADEVSASLAKQGL, translated from the exons CTCGCATGGATAACAAAAATGGGACTGGAACTGAAGACCTGAAACCAAAG ACATCCATACCTTCCTGTATCAAAACCCCAAAAGGCAAAACCTCCATTACCCCTAAAAGAAACTCCTCTGTTAGTTCTATCCCTTTGAAAAAAACTTCAAGCCCCACTGTGTCCTCAGTACCAGCTTCCACCCCCAAACACATCTCATCTATTGCATCCAGACTAAGCAGTTCAGGAACAAAAGACAAAAAGGGCAAG GGTCCCGACATGAAAAGTGCAACAAAGATAGCTGCTCCACGCCCTCCTGTGGCACAAAACCAGAAGAGCCCAGCTGGTGCATCTCGGATCCCTGCCAAAACTCCTACCATTCCCAAGACGCCACCTAGCCTTG ctgcaaagaaggagcagagGAGGCCCCCTAGCACAGCAGCAAAATCTGAGAAAG GTGAACCAGTAAAGTCTGGAGATAGGAGTGGCTATAGCAGCCCTGGATCTCCTGGAACCCCTGGCAGCCGGTCCCGCACTCCATCCCTTCCAACCCCACCAAACAGGGAGCCCAAGAAGGTGGCAGTGGTTCgcactccaccaaaatctccttCTTCTGCCAAGAGTCGCTTGCAGACAGCTCCTGTCCCAATGCCAGATCTGAAGAATATCAAGTCTAAGATTGGTTCCACTGAGAACTTGAAGCATCAGCCAGGGGGTGGAAAG GTGCAGGTGATTAATAAGAAGCTGGACTTTAGCCATATCCAATCCAGGTGTGGCTCAAAGGATAATATCAAACACAACCCAGGAGGAGGCAGT GTACAAATTGTTTACAAGCCTGTGGATCTCAGCCACGTAACATCCAAGTGTGGTTCCTTGGACAATATTCATCATAAACCAG GTGGTGGGCTGGTGGAGGTGAAATCTGAGAAACTGGATTTCAAAGATAAAGTGCAATCGAAAATTGGGTCATTAGATAACATCACCCATACCCCTGGAGGAGgaaataaaaag ATTGAGAGCCACAAGCTGACCTTTCGTGAGAACGCCAAAGCCAAGACTGACCATGGAGCTGAAATTGTCTACAAATCACCCACTGTTTCCGGTGATGCCTCCCCACGGCGCCTTAGCAACGTCTCCTCCACTGGAAGCATCAACATGGTGGACTCCCCACAGCTGGCCACATTGGCCGACGAAGTGTCTGCTTCCCTGGCCAAGCAGGGCTTGTGA